GGCGAGCGTCCGCGCACGCCCGACGCCGTGACGAAGCTGCCGAAGCTGCCCGCGGATCTCACTCCTCCGGACGGCTCCAAGCAGAAGCTGACCGAACTCGGTCCGGAGGGATTCGCGCGCTGGCTGCGAGAAACCCCGCAGCTCGGCGTCACCGACACCACCTTCCGCGACGCGCACCAGTCGCTGCTCGCGACCCGCGTCCGGACGAAGGATCTCCTCGCCGTCGCGCCGGTCGTCGCCGCGACTGTCCCGCAGCTGCTGTCCCTCGAGTGCTGGGGCGGCGCGACCTACGACGTCGCGCTGCGCTTCCTCGCCGAGGACCCGTGGGAACGGCTGGAGCAGCTGCGCAAGGCTGTGCCGAACATCTGTCTGCAGATGCTTCTTCGCGGCCGCAACACCGTGGGCTACACGCCTTACCCGACCGAGGTCACCACGGCCTTCGTCGAGGAGGCCACCGCGACCGGCATCGACATCTTCCGCATCTTCGACGCGCTCAACGACGTCGAGCAGATGCGGCCTGCCATCGAAGCCGTCCGCGCCACCGGCACCGCGGTCGCCGAGGTCGCGCTCTGCTACACCTCCGATCTGTCCGATCCGAACGAAAAGCTCTACACGCTCGACTACTACCTCAAGCTCGCCGAGCAGATCGTCGGAGCCGGGGCCCACGTCCTGGCCATCAAGGACATGGCCGGCCTGCTCCGCGCGCCCGCCGCGGCCCGGCTGGTGACCGCGCTGCGCAAGGAATTCGACCTGCCGGTGCACATCCACACGCACGACACCGCCGGCGGTCAGCTCGCCACCTACCTGGCCGCCATCCAGGCAGGCGCCGACGCCGTGGACGGCGCCGTGTCGTCGATGGCGGGCACCACGTCGCAGCCGTCGCTCGGCTCGATCGTCGCGGCCACTGACCACTCCGACCGCAGCACGGGCCTCGACCTGCACGCGATCGGCGACCTGGAGCCGTACTGGGAGAGCGTCCGCAAGATCTACGCCCCGTTCGAGGCCGGTCTCGCGTCGCCCACCGGGCGCGTCTACGACCACGAGATCCCCGGCGGCCAGCTCTCCAACCTGCGCACGCAGGCGATCGCGCTGGGCCTCGGCGACCGGTTCGAGGACATCGAGGCCATGTACGCCGCGGCGGACAAGATCCTCGGCCACCTCGTCAAGGTCACGCCTTCGTCCAAAGTGGTCGGCGACCTCGCGCTGCACCTGGTCGGCGCCGGCGTCTCCCCGGAGGACTTCGAGGCGGAGCCGAACAAGTTCGACATCCCCGACTCGGTGATCGGCTTCCTGCGCGGCGAGCTGGGCGACCCGCCCGGCGGCTGGCCGGAGCCGTTCCGCACCAAGGCGCTCGAAGGCCGTTCGGCGGCCAAACCGGTCGCCGAACTGTCCGAAGAGGACCACAAGGAACTCGCCGACAACCGCCGCGGCGCGCTGAACCGGCTGCTGTTCCCCGGCCCCACCAAGGAATTCCTCGCGCACCGCGAAGCCTACGGCGACACCAGCGTGCTCCCGAGCAAGGACTTCTTCTACGGTCTGCGCCCGGGCGAGGAGTACTCGGTGGACCTCGAACCCGGCGTCCGGCTGCTCATCGAGCTGGAGGCCATCGGCGAGGCCGACGAACGCGGCATGCGGACCGTCATGTCCACGCTCAACGGCCAGCTGCGGCCGATCCAGATCCGGGACCGGTCGATCGCCTCGGACATCCCGGCCACCGAAAAGGCCGAGAAGGGCAACCCGAAGCAGATCGCCGCGCCGTTCGCGGGCGTGGTGACGCTGCAGGTGGCCGAGGGCGACCAGGTGGCGGCCGGAGCGACCGTGGCGACGATCGAGGCCATGAAGATGGAAGCGTCGATCACCGCTTCGGCGGCGGGCAAAGTCAGTCGGCTGGCAATCACCTCCGTTCAGCAGGTCGAGGGCGGAGACCTTCTCATCGTGCTCGAATAACCGGTTTTCGCGCCACTTTTTAGCGTGCGAGGGGTCCCCTCGCTCCGAAACGGAGCGAGGGGACCCCTCGCGCTATTTATTGCTCGCTTTTTCCGGGGTGTTCGCGCTAGCGTCGAGGCATGCTGATCAACGCGGTGCCGCAATGGCAGGGCGCGATCAGTCCCCGGGCCAGGGGGCTGGTCGAGGGCTGCCGCGCACTTTCCGAACTGGCCGGGCACGTGCTCGGCAAGCCGGTGCACCACGTACGTCAGGACGCCGCGACGTCCGACGTCGTCGCCGGGATAGCCAACCGCTCCGTGCTCACGGGCGCGAACCGGCAGCTGCAGCTCGCTGCGCTCGAAGCGCCGGAAGGCCCGGTGCTCACGATCGGCGGCGACTGCGGCGTCGAGCTGGTCCCGGTCGGCGTCGCCCGTTTCCGTTACGGCGCAACGCTTGGCGTCGCGTGGTTCGACGCGCACGCTGACTTGAACACGGCGGATTCCTCGCCCTCGGGCGCGTATCACGGCATGGTGCTGCGGTCGCTGCTCGGCGAGGGCGACGAGGAGTTCGCCGCCAGCCCGGCGATCGAACGGGGCCGGGCGGTGCTGTTCGGCGCCCGGTCGCTGGATTCCGCGGAAGAGGAAGCCATTGCCGGCGGTCTCGCCGTGCGTTCCGACGACGTCGCCGGAACGCTGAACGCCGCCGGGGCCGACCGCGTTTATCTGCATGTGGACTTGGACATTCTTGATCCCGCCGAGTTCCCCGGAGTGAATTATCCGGAGCCAGGCGGGCTCACCATCGCCGAATTGGTGGAAGCAATCGACGGGCTTTCCGGAATGGAGGTCGTCGGTGCGGGCATCACGGAATGCGTCGGCACGGAAGTCGCCGCGCTGGAACCCGTGCTGGCCGCGGTGGGGAGGGTGCTGATGGAGGGCTGAACCTCCGCGTCGAGGCGGCGAGTTCCGCGCCTCGTCCGGCGAGTGGACCACGGGAACGCACGGGCAAGAAGGAGGTGGCCCGAGACCGTGCGGAAGACGGTTCACAGAACGGCGAAAACCGCGCCGGCCGGACGAACGGCGGGATTCACCGCGACGGTGCGTCCAGGCTCGCCAATGCCACGCGCACGGCGTCGACGGCTTCGTCCTGCGCGACCCCGAGTTCCCGGCTGTGCCGGGCGTATTCGGCGGCCGCGTCGCGAAGCAGTGCGCCCGGATCCGGCCGCTCGGCCGGGCCGGTCACGACGGTGCCGCGTGCTCGTGCGGTGGTGACCCAGCCGGCGGCCTCGAGCTCGCGGTACACGCGGGCGACGGTCCCGGAGGCGAGCCCGAGGTCCCTCGAAAGCTGACGGATCGGCGGCAGGCGGGCGTCCCGGGCAAGGGAGCCGGTCGTGATCGCGCGGACTATCTGGTCGTGCACCTGACGCCAGGGCGGAACTCCGCTTTCGGCGTCGACCACCACTCGCAGCGACATCTACCGCGCTGCCGTGGTTGTCGCGCGCTGCTTCGGCGGCGGGCCGACGATCGCGAGGAACGCGGCGACGGTGGCCGCGAACGCGAGGAAGGAGGCGAGGTCGTCGACCGTCCAGCCGAGCGTGGCAGCCGTTCCGGTGCCGAGCCCGAGAGCGACGCGGGCGCTGCGAACGCGCAGTGCCTGGTCGACTTCCGGGTCGCCGGCTGCCGGTCGCCGCACCGCGAGGAGCACGATGATCCACGACACGGCGGCCGCACCCACCGTCACCGCGAGCGGACTCCATTGCCGCGAAACGGCGAGATGCACGACGGCGGCGAGGGTGGCCAGTCCGGAGACGACGACCGTCCACAACGGAGCGAAATCGAGCACGCCGCGCGGTGCCAGCACGGCTTTCCTGCGGGGTTCCCGCGACGGACGCTGGGCGAGGATCTCGGCGGCGAGCCCGCCGAGCAGCACCACGAACACGAGCGAGTTCGCGGTCCGTTCGCCGACGAGACGCGTCGCGCCCGGGATCAGCGGGAGGCCGAGGAACAGCCACGGATACCAGAATCGCCGACGGCGCAGATAGCGCACGGCCACCGGCACCTGGTCGGCGGTCGGGTTTCGCACGCCCCATTTCGCGAGCAGCCGAGCGCCTTGTTTCTCGCCTGGCCACAACGCGACGAGGATGATCAGCCCGAACAGGCCGGTGATGCCCGCGACGGCGAGCGCCGAGTCGAGTCGCATCGGGGACCCCTCCCTCTTGTATCAAGTGCATGCTACAAGAGGGCCGCGGGTTCTGCCGCGTGACGCTCCGTGGTCGTTTTCGCCGCCCGGCGGGTCGCCGCTGAAGGCACGCGTCCAGGTTCGCCCGTTTGTACGCACGGCGTGGCGCGCCTGGTGGTGTGTTGTCGCGATGTGCCCCTCTGATCTCGTGAACTTGTCACGAACGTGACAAGAAATCGGTTTCTTCGGCGAGGCGTGACACATTTGGCGTTGGTTTTTCGATGTGCCGGATGTCACCCCTCAATGGATGCGGGGGTCTCCGGGCGCGCCGCGGCGCGGTCGGGGAACCGGGGCGGAGCGAAGGAGCTGCGATGTCGGTGGAGCGGGGACTCGATCACGCTGTGCCGTCGGCTGCGCTGCCGCGCAAACTCGCCGAGATCCTGCGGCCCGAGCTGGCGAGCCTGTCCGCCGAGATCGTCGACGAGATCCGCGCGACGATTCCTGCCTACGCGCGGCCGCTCGACGGTCCGTACGGGAGATCGATCCGGGCGGGCGTCGAGTACGCGATCACGCTGTTCGTCGCGCAGATCGCCGATCCGCGGGCGTCGAAAGAGCAGTCGCACGAGGTGCACCATCGGCTCGGGCAGAACGAGATGCGGGAAGGGCGGAGTCTCGACACCCTGCAGTCGGCCTATCGGGTCGGCGCGCGCGTGTCGTGGCGCCGGATCATGCGCGTCGGGCGGCGGGCTGGCCTTTCGTCGGCGGTGATGTCGCAGCTGGCTGATGCGATGTTGGCGTTCATGGACGAATTGGCGTCGGTCGCGCTGGATGGCTATTTAGAGGCGAAAGCCCGGACGGCCGGCGCTTTGGACACTTGGCGGCGACGGCTGCTCGGCGTCCTGCTGGAGGTCCCGGCCGCTCCGCCGAAGGCGATCGCGGAACTGGCGCAACTCACCGGTTGGGCGGTGCCGGAGCAGGCGTCGCCGATTGCCGTCCAATCGCCACTGAACGGCAAAGCGCGCCGGCACGCGACGTTGGACTCGGACATCCTGGCCGAGCTGGACTCCGCCGAGCCGTGCATCGTCGTGCCTGGCGCGGTCAATGGTGCCCGATTGGCGACGCTTCAAGCGGCGCTGCCGAACTGCCGGCTGTCCGTGGGGCCGTGTGTGCCGCTGGCCTGCCTCGCCGATTCCCTGCGCTGGGCACGTCGGACCCTGGTTCTCGCCGATCGGGGGCGAATCCCTGGTGGGCGGGTGCTCCGCGCGGAGGATCACCTCGCGGCCTTGCTCGTGCATTCGGACGGTGCGCTGACCGAACTCCTCCGCACCCGGCTTTTCGCCCCCTTGGCGAACATGACCGACAAGCAGCAGGAGCGTCTGCTCGAAACGCTGCGCGCGTGGCTCGACAGTCAGGCGAACGTGGTCGAGATCGCCGAGCGCCTGCAAGTCCATCCGCAGACGGTGCGCTACCGCATGCGCCAATTGCAGGCAACGTTCGGCGAACTTCTGCGCGATCCGGCGGCGCGGTTCGAAATGGAACTGGTCCTGCGCGCGGCCGAGGACGACCGGCCGCGTCCGGGACTGTCCTGGCCCCCGCCACTCACCGGGGCGAACATGGTGCCCGCCAGTCGTCGGCCGAGTTCGCTCGAGGATTCGCGCAGTCGCCGTTGAGCGGCAAATGTTGGGGATCGGACTTGCGCCGCAGCGAACGCCGACGTTTGCGGTGCCAGGTGGGCGACGTCCCTGGTGTCAGCCGCCCTTCGGGCTGTTGCGAGATGGCCATGTCCGGAGGAAAGTAGGGTGCTTCGCACTCGGCGGGAGCGGTCGCCAGCCGAGCTCAGGTGAGTGAGCTGCTGAGCTGGCCCGAAATTTGTCGTGCCGGGACGATCGTCGGCGACGTTCTGCGTCGAGCCAGTGTTGCAAGCTTTGTCAGGTGGATGACTGTTCGGCTGTGCGCTCCTACTCTGCTCGATGAGGAGTCACCGGCGGCGGCACTGGGCCCGGTGCCGTGCGGTCGGTTTCGGAGCGGGGGCTAAGTAGTAGTTGCATCGTCCGAGGGCAGGGGCGGTTTGTGGTCGGAGACAGCGCCTTGGCCGCCGCCAAGAAAGGCATGTCTTTGGGCGCTAGCAAGGGTTGAACCGGGCATGGTGGTCGCATTCAGCGGGGGAACGGCGTGTCCGGGATCGGCGGGCACTTCGTGTGGTCCGGGAACTTGGTCGAGGCGCATTCGGCGAAGTTGACGTTGACGACCTTGGCTTGGTTGACGTTCGTCGTGGTCGAGGCCATGCCGGTGAGCAGCGGGCTGAGCGGTTCGGCGGTGCCGCAGTGGACGAAGGGCGGCAAGGCGAAACCGCGGTAGTCGGGGTCGGGCGAATTCGGGTCCGTGCTGAGGATGCCGCCTGTCGTGGCCTTGTATTTGCCGGACAGGTTGAGGGTGATCGGGGTGGCGGTGACGCAGTCCGAGCCGAGGTCCAGGGGGACGCCGTTGACCTTCGCGTTGCTCATCCGGGCCATGACCTGGATGTGCGTGGTCAGGAAGTCACCGGTGAGGACGAGCTTGCCGTTGAACTCGATCAGCTTGGTGTGGCGGTAGTCGACGGGCAGGAACTCGACGGTGGCGGTCACCGGCACGAAGCCGAAGCCGAGGAAGCTCGCGGTGGTCGGGCGGAAGCCGACAGTTCCGCTGATCGTGCTCGGGTCGTGCTGAACGTAATCCGGGGGGACCAGCAGGATCGTCCAGGTTCCGTTGAGCACGCCGGTCGGGGAGCTGGCGACGGTCGCGCCCAGGCGGTAGACCGAGGAAGTCGCCGAGACCTGGATGTAGTTGAGCGGGGTGATCAGCGGGAAGTCGGGGTCGCTCTTCGGCGAAACTGTGTTGGGCTGCGCTGCAGGCGGTGGCGGCGCGGGAGCGTTCGGCGTGTCTGGCCTCGGGACGGCAGTGGGCGCTCCGGTGGCGATGACCGACGCCAAGGTCGTGGTTTGGTCCGGGAGAAGGGCGCAGGCGACTGGGGCGGACTCGACGGTGCCGTCGGCAGCCGGTTTCACTGCGATGGTCGGGGCTCCGACGTCGAAACTGACCTTGCCGGGCACGGTGATCGCCTGCTCCGGGAGGTCCGCGGTCGCGGTGAGCCGGACGTCGCCGGTTGGCGGCAACGGTGTTTCGGCGATCGTGAACGGTGTCGGGACCGCGGTGCTTTTGCTGCCTTGACGCGCGGTCAGGTCGAGGGTCAGCCCGCCGCGGAGGCTGTCCGCGGGGGCGGGCGCCAGTTGGGTGGTGACGGCGCGCGGAAGCGTGAAAGTCGCGGTCAGGGAACTGAATTTCAGCCCGGAACCGACTTGAACCGTCGCGGGGACGGTCGCGGAGGTCGTGAGGGTGATCTGCTGGGGGCCAGCGGGGGCGGCGAACGGGCAATCGAGGACGAGGTCCTTGCTGACCTGTTGTTCGCCCGCCGACAATGGCGGCGGAGCGGTGGGGGTGGGCGTTTCGGTCGACGCGGAGCTGACGCCGGTGAGTGCGCCGGTGCCGATCGACAGGGCACCGAGGATTGCGAGGGCTGCGAAAGCCGGACGGCGACGGGCGGAGCGTCCGCGTGATTCGGGCATCGTGCGCCTCCTCGCCCGGCGGTCCGGAAAATGGGTTCCGAGTGAAGTTACCGGCGGGTTTCGCGGGTGCGCAAGCATTGGTGCGGGGCAGTGGATTTACCTTGGTGTGAAAGGGTTTTCTTATGTTTGCGGGCTAGTTTGGAGCGAGTTTTTCATCGGATTCTGACAAAGAATCCGCGCCTTAGCCGCAGGGGTCGCGAAGCTGGGAACATCGCTGCAGGACGTTCGGAGGAAGGAGCTGCGATGGCGGCCGGACACCGGCGATGGGGCAAGGTCGCGGCGGTGGTCGCCGCGGTCGTCGTGGGGGGCGCGGCGAGTTGTCCGGCCGTCGCGGGGAATTCGCTGCCGCCAAAAGCGGGGGAGTTGCCGCGAGAGGCGGGCAGTGCGGCTGGTGCGGCGAGCGTGCCGCAGTTGACGGCAGCCGGGGGCTTGTACGAGTGGGGGACCCGGGGCATGCCGTCGCCGGTGCCGCCGGCGCTTACCTCGGGTCTGTCCGTGGTGTCGGCAGGGGGACTGTTCGGGCTGGCGCTCAAGAACGGCGCCGTGCTCGCGTGGGGCGACAACAAC
The nucleotide sequence above comes from Amycolatopsis sp. AA4. Encoded proteins:
- a CDS encoding pyruvate carboxylase — translated: MFRKVLVANRGEIAIRAFRAGYELGAGTVAVFPHEDRNSLHRLKADEAYEIGEPGHPVRAYLSVEEIVKAAKKAGADAVYPGYGFLSENPDLAMACEEAGITFVGPSAEILELTGNKARAVKAAREAGVPVLGSSQPSSNVDELVAAADELGFPVFVKAVAGGGGRGMRRVEDPALLRESIEAAAREAESAFGDPTVFLEKAVVDPRHIEVQILADGEGNVIHLFERDCSVQRRHQKVVELAPAPNLDPELRDRICADAVKFARQIGYRNAGTVEFLLDREGKHVFIEMNPRIQVEHTVTEEVTDVDLVQSQLRIASGETLADLGLSQDKIYLRGAALQCRITTEDPANGFRPDIGMISAYRSPGGSGIRLDGGTAFSGTEISAHFDSLLVKLTCRGRDFRTAVGRARRAVAEFRIRGVATNIPFLQAVLDDPDFREGNVTTSFIEERPHLLTARHSADRGTRLLTYLADQTVNRPNGERPRTPDAVTKLPKLPADLTPPDGSKQKLTELGPEGFARWLRETPQLGVTDTTFRDAHQSLLATRVRTKDLLAVAPVVAATVPQLLSLECWGGATYDVALRFLAEDPWERLEQLRKAVPNICLQMLLRGRNTVGYTPYPTEVTTAFVEEATATGIDIFRIFDALNDVEQMRPAIEAVRATGTAVAEVALCYTSDLSDPNEKLYTLDYYLKLAEQIVGAGAHVLAIKDMAGLLRAPAAARLVTALRKEFDLPVHIHTHDTAGGQLATYLAAIQAGADAVDGAVSSMAGTTSQPSLGSIVAATDHSDRSTGLDLHAIGDLEPYWESVRKIYAPFEAGLASPTGRVYDHEIPGGQLSNLRTQAIALGLGDRFEDIEAMYAAADKILGHLVKVTPSSKVVGDLALHLVGAGVSPEDFEAEPNKFDIPDSVIGFLRGELGDPPGGWPEPFRTKALEGRSAAKPVAELSEEDHKELADNRRGALNRLLFPGPTKEFLAHREAYGDTSVLPSKDFFYGLRPGEEYSVDLEPGVRLLIELEAIGEADERGMRTVMSTLNGQLRPIQIRDRSIASDIPATEKAEKGNPKQIAAPFAGVVTLQVAEGDQVAAGATVATIEAMKMEASITASAAGKVSRLAITSVQQVEGGDLLIVLE
- a CDS encoding CdaR family transcriptional regulator — translated: MSVERGLDHAVPSAALPRKLAEILRPELASLSAEIVDEIRATIPAYARPLDGPYGRSIRAGVEYAITLFVAQIADPRASKEQSHEVHHRLGQNEMREGRSLDTLQSAYRVGARVSWRRIMRVGRRAGLSSAVMSQLADAMLAFMDELASVALDGYLEAKARTAGALDTWRRRLLGVLLEVPAAPPKAIAELAQLTGWAVPEQASPIAVQSPLNGKARRHATLDSDILAELDSAEPCIVVPGAVNGARLATLQAALPNCRLSVGPCVPLACLADSLRWARRTLVLADRGRIPGGRVLRAEDHLAALLVHSDGALTELLRTRLFAPLANMTDKQQERLLETLRAWLDSQANVVEIAERLQVHPQTVRYRMRQLQATFGELLRDPAARFEMELVLRAAEDDRPRPGLSWPPPLTGANMVPASRRPSSLEDSRSRR
- a CDS encoding arginase family protein, producing the protein MLINAVPQWQGAISPRARGLVEGCRALSELAGHVLGKPVHHVRQDAATSDVVAGIANRSVLTGANRQLQLAALEAPEGPVLTIGGDCGVELVPVGVARFRYGATLGVAWFDAHADLNTADSSPSGAYHGMVLRSLLGEGDEEFAASPAIERGRAVLFGARSLDSAEEEAIAGGLAVRSDDVAGTLNAAGADRVYLHVDLDILDPAEFPGVNYPEPGGLTIAELVEAIDGLSGMEVVGAGITECVGTEVAALEPVLAAVGRVLMEG
- a CDS encoding GntR family transcriptional regulator — protein: MSLRVVVDAESGVPPWRQVHDQIVRAITTGSLARDARLPPIRQLSRDLGLASGTVARVYRELEAAGWVTTARARGTVVTGPAERPDPGALLRDAAAEYARHSRELGVAQDEAVDAVRVALASLDAPSR
- a CDS encoding DUF6801 domain-containing protein, with the translated sequence MPESRGRSARRRPAFAALAILGALSIGTGALTGVSSASTETPTPTAPPPLSAGEQQVSKDLVLDCPFAAPAGPQQITLTTSATVPATVQVGSGLKFSSLTATFTLPRAVTTQLAPAPADSLRGGLTLDLTARQGSKSTAVPTPFTIAETPLPPTGDVRLTATADLPEQAITVPGKVSFDVGAPTIAVKPAADGTVESAPVACALLPDQTTTLASVIATGAPTAVPRPDTPNAPAPPPPAAQPNTVSPKSDPDFPLITPLNYIQVSATSSVYRLGATVASSPTGVLNGTWTILLVPPDYVQHDPSTISGTVGFRPTTASFLGFGFVPVTATVEFLPVDYRHTKLIEFNGKLVLTGDFLTTHIQVMARMSNAKVNGVPLDLGSDCVTATPITLNLSGKYKATTGGILSTDPNSPDPDYRGFALPPFVHCGTAEPLSPLLTGMASTTTNVNQAKVVNVNFAECASTKFPDHTKCPPIPDTPFPR